In Lacerta agilis isolate rLacAgi1 chromosome 1, rLacAgi1.pri, whole genome shotgun sequence, the following proteins share a genomic window:
- the LOC117041572 gene encoding alpha-1-antitrypsin-like, with protein MKALISLSLLLSVLQVHCHHVPGHPKDSGGHRDKMIFELPHPPVQEEQGQNLTYAHEIAPSNTNFAFRFHKHIALGQAAKNIFFSPVSISSAFAALSLGAKSETQSQIYKGLAFNLSETEEHKIHKGFHQLISVLNEPNNKALISTGNALFIDEPLKILPKFLEDVKTLYGAEAFSSNFQNSSAAKTQINDYVLAKTHGKIPNAVGELNRGTVMVLLNYIFFKAHWKFRFNTDFTKEEDFFVDADTTVKVNLMYRNGYYNFLHDEELSCSVVEIPYKGDVTALFILPDEGKMKQVEDGLSMEFLDRCKRSFIYEEMHLYLPKISISGSYDVQDILQRMGVTDVFSDAADLSGITREPSLKVSKAIHKAVVDIHEGGTEAAGVTVIEFSPQFESDAPNPIFKVNRPYMFLIMEKKTRSALFLGKIVNPNEK; from the exons ATGAAGGCCTTAATCTCCCTCTCCTTACTACTGAGTGTTCTCCAAGTTCACTGTCACCACGTCCCAGGACATCCTAAGGACTCTGGGGGTCATAGAGATAAAATGATATTTGAACTCCCACATCCTCCTGTGCAAGAAGAACAGGGTCAGAACTTGACATACGCTCATGAGATTGCTCCCAGTAATACCAACTTTGCATTTAGATTCCACAAACACATAGCTTTAGGTCAAGCTGCCAAAAACATTTTCTTCTCTCCAGTCAGCATCTCCAGCGCTTTTGCAGCACTGTCGCTGGGTGCCAAGTCTGAAACCCAGAGCCAAATTTACAAAGGACTTGCTTTTAACCTTTCAGAGACTGAAGAGCACAAAATACACAAAGGATTCCACCAGCTCATCAGTGTCCTGAATGAGCCAAACAACAAGGCCCTGATTAGCACAGGGAATGCCTTATTCATAGATGAGCCACTGAAAATACTTCCGAAATTCCTGGAAGATGTCAAAACCTTGTATGGAGCTGAAGCCTTTTCATCCAACTTCCAGAATTCATCTGCAGCTAAAACCCAAATAAATGATTATGTCTTAGCCAAAACTCATGGGAAAATACCCAATGCTGTTGGTGAGCTTAATCGAGGGACAGTGATGGTTTTACTGAACTACATCTTCTTCAAAG CCCATTGGAAATTTCGTTTCAACACTGACTTTACAAAGGAAGAAGATTTTTTTGTAGATGCAGATACAACTGTGAAAGTCAACCTAATGTATCGAAATGGCTACTACAACTTTCTCCATGATGAAGAGCTGTCTTGCTCAGTGGTGGAAATTCCATACAAAGGAGATGTCACTGCATTGTTCATTCTGCCAGATGAAGGGAAAATGAAGCAGGTGGAGGATGGCTTGAGCATGGAATTTCTGGATAGATGTAAAAGATCCTTCATATATGA AGAAATGCACCTGTACCTTCCAAAAATTTCCATTTCTGGATCCTATGATGTCCAAGACATATTGCAGAGAATGGGTGTGACTGATGTCTTTAGTGACGCTGCTGATCTGTCTGGAATTACCAGAGAACCCAGTCTGAAAGTTTCCAAA GCCATTCACAAGGCTGTCGTGGACATTCATGAGGGTGGCACTGAAGCCGCCGGAGTCACAGTTATAGAGTTTTCACCACAGTTTGAAAGTGATGCTCCTAATCCTATCTTTAAAGTCAACAGACCCTACATGTTTCTAATTATGGAAAAGAAAACGCGCAGTGCCCTCTTCCTAGGGAAAATTGTGAACCCAAATGAAAAATGA
- the LOC117041563 gene encoding alpha-1-antitrypsin-like, whose amino-acid sequence MKLVITLSLLLISLEVQCHRLPGHNDDQASQGDKTLLEHPHLSSEEQRQDSSSYLKIGPSNSDFAFRFYRNIASGAGSRNIFFSPISISAAFALLTLGAKSETQSQIHEGLAFNLSVTEENEIHKGFRHLIHALHRPDNKAQVKMGNALFIEQSLKFLPKFLEDVKTFYEAEGFLTNFTIPRVAKRQINDYVQNKTQGKIAHALEDLDPSTILVLVNYIFFKAYWQHPFDTHMIREKDFFVDANTTVKASLMYRKGYYKYLHDEDLSCWVVEIPYKGDATSFFILPDEGKMEHVEGALAKESLSKWIASFKSDNVRLFIPKFSISASYDVKDLLQKMGVQDVFNDVADLSGITGERELKVSKAVHKTVLDVNESGTEAAAVTTIEFMFRSAPFQPVLTLNFNKPFLIIILDKATCSILFIGKILNPTVQ is encoded by the exons ATGAAGCTGGTCATCACCCTCTCCTTGTTACTGATTAGTCTTGAAGTCCAATGCCATCGTCTCCCAGGACACAACGATGACCAAGCTAGCCAAGGAGACAAGACATTACTGGAACATCCACATCTTTCTTCAGAAGAACAGAGACAGGATTCCTCCAGCTATCTTAAGATAGGTCCCAGTAATTCTGACTTTGCATTCAGATTCTACAGGAACATAGCTTCAGGCGCAGGTTCGAGGAACATTTTCTTCTCCCCAATCAGCATCTCTGCAGCTTTTGCACTGCTGACCCTGGGTGCCAAGTCGGAAACCCAAAGTCAGATTCACGAAGGACTCGCGTTTAACCTGTCAGTGACTGAGGAGAATGAGATACACAAAGGATTCCGCCACCTCATCCATGCCCTTCACCGCCCGGATAACAAAGCACAGGTGAAGATGGGAAATGCCTTGTTCATTGAACAGTCGTTGAAGTTTCTGCCTAAGTTTTTGGAGGATGTCAAAACCTTCTATGAAGCAGAAGGCTTCCTCACCAACTTCACCATTCCCAGAGTGGCTAAAAGGCAGATAAATGATTACGTGCAGAACAAAACTCAGGGGAAAATAGCCCATGCACTCGAGGACCTTGATCCGAGCACTATACTGGTTCTTGTGAACTATATCTTCTTCAAAG CTTACTGGCAACACCCTTTTGACACTCACATGATCCGGGAAAAGGACTTCTTTGTGGATGCAAACACTACGGTGAAAGCCAGCCTGATGTATCGAAAAGGCTACTACAAATACCTCCATGATGAAGACTTGTCTTGCTGGGTGGTGGAGATTCCATACAAAGGAGATGCCACGTCATTCTTCATTCTGCCTGACGAAGGAAAAATGGAGCATGTGGAAGGTGCATTGGCAAAAGAAAGTCTGTCTAAATGGATAGCATCTTTTAAATCAGA caATGTACGTCTTTTCATCCCCAAATTTTCCATTTCTGCATCCTATGATGTCAAAGACTTGTTGCAGAAGATGGGTGTGCAAGACGTCTTTAATGATGTCGCTGATCTGTCTGGAATTACCGGAGAACGTGAGCTGAAGGTTTCCAAA GCTGTTCACAAGACTGTTCTGGATGTTAACGAGAGTGGCACTGAGGCAGCGGCAGTCACCACGATAGAGTTTATGTTCCGTTCCGCTCCATTTCAACCTGTACTTACTCTAAATTTCAACAAACCcttcctgattattattttagatAAGGCAACATGTAGCATTCTCTTCATAGGGAAGATCTTGAACCCTACTGTGCAATGA